CGAGGGCGATCATCGATTTCGAGACGGTACAGGAAGCCCCGGTCAGCGGCGGTGGCATCAGCCTCGCCACGGCGGCGAACGTCGGACGGTAGCCCTGGAGTTCGCCGTCCTCGCCGTCTTCGCTCCCGATTCCGGTGGAGATATACTCCTGTCGTGCCGAAGCTGACGGTCACGGTGATCACGCGCAACGAGTCGGCGAATATCGAGGCGGCGCTGGCATCGGTCGTCTGGGCCGATGAGATCGTCGTGGTCGACTCGAACAGCACCGACGACACCGTGGCGATCGCCCGACGGTTCACGCCGCGAGTGGTGGTCCGTGACTGGCCCGGATACTCGTCGCAGAAGAACATCGCAGCCGAACAGGCCAGCCACGACTGGATCCTGTCGCTCGACGCCGACGAACGGGTCACGCCCGCGCTGGCCGACGAGATCCGCGGGGTGCTTGGTGAGGAGCCGGCGTGCCGCGGCTACCGGATCCCCCGGGTCAGTCACTACCTGGGCCGCTGGATCCGTTCGACCGACTGGTATCCCGACCACCAACTGCGGCTGTACGACCGGCGGGTGGCGCGATGGTCTGGCGTCGTCCACGAGGGCGTGGCTGTGGAGGGCGGTGTGGGGCGGCTCCGGCACGACCTTCAGCATCTGCCCTACCGGGACATCTCGCACCACCTGCAGACGATCGACCGGTACACGACGCTGGCCGCCACCGAGATGCGCGCGCGCGGCCGCCGGATCGGGGCGAGCGGAATCGCCGCCCGCACGGTCGGGGCGTTTCTCAGGAACTACGTTGTGCGCGGAGGCTTCCGCGACGGGTCGGTGGGGCTGGTCGTCTCGGTGCTCAACAGCTACTACGTGTTCTTGAAGTTCGCGAAGCTCTGGGAGGCGGGAAGGGATTCACGGTAGGGGATGGTTGCCCGTCGATGGGTGCCGGTGGTCAGCGTCGCTCCATGTTCTCACTGCAGATCGACACCGCACGTTCGTGGCGCGGGGGCCAGAACCAGGTGCTGCTCACCACGCGCGGGTTGTGCGCGCGCGGCCACCGCGTGGCCGTGGTGGCCCATCCCGACGGGGAACTGCGCCGCCGGCTGGGCGACGAGGTGCCGGTCGTCCCGCTGGCGCCGCGCAACGAGGTCGATCTGCCCGCGGCGTGGAGGCTGTCCCGGGTCATCAAGGATCTCCAGCCGGACGTCGTGCACGCGCACGACCCGCACGGCGTCGCCGTCGCCGCCACGGCGCTCTCAATCGCCTCTCCTCCGCGAAAGCCCGTCCTCATCGCCGCGCGCCGCGTCGATTTCCACCTGAAGACGAATT
Above is a window of Vicinamibacterales bacterium DNA encoding:
- a CDS encoding glycosyltransferase family 2 protein is translated as MPKLTVTVITRNESANIEAALASVVWADEIVVVDSNSTDDTVAIARRFTPRVVVRDWPGYSSQKNIAAEQASHDWILSLDADERVTPALADEIRGVLGEEPACRGYRIPRVSHYLGRWIRSTDWYPDHQLRLYDRRVARWSGVVHEGVAVEGGVGRLRHDLQHLPYRDISHHLQTIDRYTTLAATEMRARGRRIGASGIAARTVGAFLRNYVVRGGFRDGSVGLVVSVLNSYYVFLKFAKLWEAGRDSR